A region from the Anomaloglossus baeobatrachus isolate aAnoBae1 chromosome 11, aAnoBae1.hap1, whole genome shotgun sequence genome encodes:
- the LOC142256765 gene encoding zona pellucida-like domain-containing protein 1, with protein sequence MYLGIILVILSHLQHHLCQSCSPAYNRLPDNSDISVTCGAADIHLSINVCPVYFANFLPMELALNGKHNNTQCLGLMDNSTDPPFLKFTLQLDSSGSNVCGNVINIINEVGAGQFSAYSNVQTVSISGFVDSLPLSEMGLVSYSTNLYYNFSCHYPLEYILNNTELLTSFGAVAVNNNSGSFISTLRMQIFTDENFTTDATGNGAIYGLKKKIYVQVASNNTAMSYFVNLDQCFATPNPIITVVGNDSYSFFTGCSAQNRTRIIQNGQATSAKFSFESFRFVQQSSQKTSSIYLHCFTRLCLSDQCPKCPASRKKRTARDNTEPVMVSSGPIYITGETGGDSGFTSGGTSLLTGNHSGLAVYLIIAVIIRAWL encoded by the exons ATGTATCTCGGCATTATCCTGGTCATACTCTCGCATTTGCAGCACCATCTTTGCCAGTCATGCTCCCCGGCATATAATCGACTACCGG ATAACAGTGATATATCGGTGACGTGTGGAGCCGCCGATATTCATCTATCCATAAACGTCTGCCCGGTTTATTTTGCCAATTTTCTTCCCATGGAGTTGGCTTTGAATGGAAAACATAACAATACGCAGTGCCTGGGTCTCATGGATAACTCAACAGATCCTCCTTTCTTGAAATTCACCCTGCAGCTCGATAGCTCTGGTAGTAATGTTTGTGGAAATGTTATTAAT ATCATAAATGAAGTCGGCGCAGGTCAATTCAGTGCATATTCCAATGTCCAAACAGTCAGCATCTCAGGATTTGTGGACTCCTTACCATTATCCGAAATGGGGCTTGTGTCCTACAGCACAAACCTATACTACAACTTCTCCTGCCACTACCCACTGGAGTACATATTAAACAATACTGAGCTGTTAAC TTCCTTCGGAGCGGTGGCCGTCAACAACAACAGCGGTAGCTTCATCAGTACTCTCCGGATGCAGATTTTCACA GATGAAAACTTCACTACAGATGCAACTGGAAATGGCGCCATTTATGGACTGAAAAAGAAAATATATGTGCAAGTAGCCAGTAATAACACGGCTATGAG CTACTTTGTTAATCTGGATCAATGTTTCGCCACACCTAATCCTATTATCACAGTTGTGGGAAATGATAGCTACTCCTTCTTCACAGG CTGCAGTGCACAAAACAGGACGCGCATTATCCAAAATGGTCAAGCCACTTCTGCCAAATTCAGTTTCGAATCTTTTCGATTTGTACAACAAAGCAGTCAGAAAACGTCGTCAATATATCTGCActgcttcacccgcctctgtctgaGTGATCAATGTCCG AAATGCCCAGCCTCACGAAAAAAAAGAACAGCTAGGGATAATACAGAACCGGTGATGGTTTCATCTGGACCCATCTACATAACAG GCGAAACAGGTGGAGATTCCGGATTTACCAGTGGTG GAACAAGTCTACTAACCGGAAACCATTCAGGACTTGCTGTTTATCTCATCATCGCTGTCATCATAAGAGCGTGGCTCTAA